GCCCGGCCAATGAGCGGGAGGAGGGGAGCGCATACAGAAGAACAGGCGCAAttattctgtgtttctgtcgAAGTTTTATGTACGtgcgtgtacgtgtgtgtgtgtgtgtgtgtgtgtgtgtgtgtgtgtgtgtgtgtgtgtgtgtgtgtgtgagaacgaTGATGTGAACAGAACACAACATGGCAGAGCAATTTGACACTAATTGGGCGATGACACGTTAAATCTCAATCAGGGGGTCAaggaaatataaacaaaaacaaacatcagaaaagCATtaattcaggtttttttttgccCCCCCTTGAACACTCATATCTGGTCAACATCACCGCTATTAAACAGATATATAATAAATTTAAGGGCTGGAAAAGCAATTAAGTGGTTCagatttgcaaaaaaaaagttcgAATGaccatatatttttttaaagaataagcAACTTTATTCGGTAATGTCAACATACAGATAACACATGGAGCCAGGAGTAAACAACAAGACATATAGAAGagagaaattatttaaaaaatcaaacagcAGGTTAAGGAATATTCACAGAGGAAACCGTTATATTTGCTTTTGAATTGGAAGAGGTTGTAATAAATGCTATGAAGTGCATTGTCTCATATTTAGATGCATTAATCaaatatcagaaaacagaaaaaaagctaCAAGTTTTAACTGTGGtgacacaaaatgaaatttatttaaaaaaaaaaaaaatccaagtaaAATCATCTGGTTCTCTTCTTGCTATTAAAATcttgcaacaacaacaacaacataaaaaaaagtgacttcTGTGCCTGTTAACACCTGCTGTTGATAGTGTGAAACCAAACTGCCCATCATCCTCATTTTTGTGATATCCGTTGTTTTTAtagatgttattttttaatgtggGTATGGAAAATGTGTTCTGTCGGAAAGAATGACTCACTCAATAAAGGCCTACATGCCTGTATTATGATATGACTGTCTTTCTCCACTGAGCTATCAAGTGGCTTCGGATGTTTAGACTATGCATCTGTTGCCCTATAATTTTAGGTCAGGCTGCAGCCGTGTTGTGTTAAAGCCATTGACTAAATCATTCCTCTTGCTTACTAATTCATGATAAACATTAACCTGCAACtacatgtttttttgaaaaaggcTTTTGAACTGCTCGTTTTtgttggagtttttttttttttttctctcctcctctctgtgggTCTTATTTTTAGTTCTGGTTATTTATAGCAGCACATATATTTAGCCCAAACCACCTGTGTCAGTGAACTGTGCgcgttgtgtgtgtttgctttccATGCCCAATTTCCAGCAATAAAGAGAGCGACGCATGCAGCAGCCCAGTGCTGCATGTGGACCACAAGGTGGAGAGCTGGAGACTGGAGTTAACCAGTGATTGGCTcccacacacagagctctgtaatgtgagtgagcagcagacagcagcacaggacagaagaggaggatgaactTTTCTTACTCCTATCTACCTGCAGGAGGCTGAGAGCATCTTGAGATGCTCAAACCTGCAGGAGGAACCGAATGCTACATGGTTGTgtagtttttgttcatttttcaagTCAGTGATGATGTTTAAATCAATTCAACCGCTGATCTGCCTGTTGAgtgtcctcctctccctgttCTCAACTAATATAGTCATCTCTTCAGGCTTTGAAATGCCACTCTCCTGatgctatattttatttatgttgggTACGTACATGTTTCCACACCCACAGAAATGATGACATTCACAATAGATGATGCGCATATTCCACTGCACTGCTTCATCTGAGGTTTACTACGACCTTCAGAGTAATGAGTCGTAGCCACTTCAATCAATCAAAGTTTACTTTCTTAAACTGACTTCCATCCAGGAACATTAACACCCAGAATTATAAAGACTGTAGACTGTTAAGTGTACATTCAGCTTCATTTTGTAATGTGTATCACGGCTTACAGACATGTTATGTGTAACTCCCTGTAGTTCCTGGACTAAATCATCCCCTTTTGAACAAATGGTGTATAATGGTTGTAAAACTACATTTCCTGTGTATTACTGTCAAGTGTATAAAGTGTCATCCTCAATATCACGTACAGCCGACATTAAGAAGAAACAGGGTGAACAGACTTCCCGCTAAAGAGGACATCACATgtacatttccagctctatgtttatattctggggttctactggaatatctttgcatgatttccagttaaaaactcgTTATTTATCTTCTTATTTatgcctctgtctgaaacaggccgttttagctcctgtttcgggaacacccccccccccccccccccgatgagcccgctctgttctgactGGTCATCTTCGAAAGctacataaaacaaacaacagttttttctccttctttactcaaactggaaacttctcaaatgttgGAGCCTGAATCCGATCCAGAACAGGAGAGTGGACGATGTGGACAACCTTAGCAGAACAGAGATTACAGAACAGATGGCCAATTATGGACAagtaaaaaataacttttcaaatggagcattcagagcaggctgatgGCCTGGATTTTGTCTCACAGGGAGcgtttttacatacattcacctaaAGATTTGAAACTGACATCACAGCAGtatgtaaatgacagaaaatcacaaaaagcatcatatgtcccctttaaaccgACTTCCACCAATTCAATTCAGAGTAGAAAACACTTATTTGCGTTGTTTACAATACTTACAatttgtgatgtgtgtatttttagtttATATCACCAACATTAAGAAGCCTTTAACGTTGTGAACCTGTACTTGCTCTGAAGAAATGTGTGTAGAaatttagggttagggttagaaaaTGTTCTACTTGCTCCTCTTAATGTGGGTGAGCAAGAGGACAACTTTTTATAGGGGGGGTGAACCCTAATTTCTATGTTTTACATCTGCATTTGTGTGGGCTTTTAGATGCTCTGGTACAcatgcaaaacagaaaaaattcATAACTTCTTAGATCGACTGAACCTCAAATTTGAGCCATCAAGGTTGTGAACGGACAGATGAAAATAGCAGCATCACAGCAAATCAACACTGTCGTGATCATGTGCCTAAATAACATCATGAGCTTTGGATTGATCTATTTTGGATCTATTATGAGATTACTCAGTGATGCAAATGAAAGCGACACAGCAGCATGTTGTAAAGCAGCGTCTGGTTACTTTCTGTCTGATTACTTGACATCAAAGTGCCCTTCCCAATCAAGGCTTTTGTTCTACGACAAGAACCATGACCCATCTCGGGACAGATACATGCCCATTAGAGGAAGTGAAGAGGCAAACCAGACATTTAAACATCACTTTATTGAACTTGCTGACATTGGTATTGTGTTATAAGCAATATTgttgtcatattttataaaattctATGtcaacaaaattacatttagtCAGTCTGTTACAACAGATCCTCCCGTTCTGGTGttgataaaatattcaatgatgtaaaatatttttttttgtcatttgcaaAAATCTAAGACAATAAACAACCTTCATCATAAATAAGTTCATCTATTTTTGTGTGAGATGGTTTGATGAACCAGTTTTGAACAGCTCGTCTTCCCGGTAATGACCAAACAAATGTGATTCCACCACCACAGACAGGGAGCAAACTTAACATCGTCCATGTTTTTCATATAAACTCTGGTGACTTTTCTCAAAATAAGGGACATTCCTGTCGTCATCCCCATGATCCCTGTTTATTTACTGTCAGCAGTGACTACACTTTAAACTTTACATTAAGAAAATGATGAGTAAAAGGTCATGTAACTGGAGGAATAAgatgcagagcagagaaaaaagtaacatacacatacatatggACTTTGCCCAGTTGTCGTGGAATAGTTTGAGTACTTGCAGGACTTTTAGTCCGTGTCGGCTTAGAAGTTGAGATTCAAAGTTCAGTCTTGATCTTGgtaacagcagttgacaaaacaatctcaccacaaggtctaTATAATATATCGTATAAAAACAAGTTTTCACCCACTGAACTATGCATCTTATATTGTTTTCACTCAAGTCTACAGAAACCTTACTCTGAATATTACAATAACCCTATAAAGAATTTATGTATTTCAAATAATGTGCTTGTGTTATGTTACAGTGTTTGACACTCCAATCAGTATCTATATTTTATATCTTGTACTTTGTGCATCAAATACTCATCTCCTGTAGGCTTACAGTGTTTGTAGTTTCATCATTCAAGGAGCACAGCTGGAGGTCAGCTGAAATCCATGTCACTTATGATGGATTTCAATAGTGACCAAGGAGAAAAGCATCAAACCACTCCAGCAGCACGATCCACTTCTCTGTCCATCTGTACGCTCAGTATGTTCATAGCACTCATGTTTACACCAATGTATGTCTGAATACACTCTCACACAGTCCTGCCAAGCTTGTAAGTATTTTTtccttacatacagtatattggtcTGAAGTCTTGTAATAGTTTACAGATTGGCTCTCAAGTACGTCGCTCCAATAATTCCCCAATAAGTTCTCCTGACCAGTGAAAGAGCAGCAGGTTGGCACTCAACAAAACCATGGGTGTATTAATAGAGCTAGCTATTGAGCGTCATGTCAGCATTGCTACCAATTTATGGTACTGCAACAAAAAAGTACCCATTATTACTCTTTGTATTATGAAGTTTAAGCTGCCATAGCAAACCAGAGAGACAAAAGACGATTGATGTGGTGTAGGGAGACTGTTGAGGGACCGCCACAACCTCCAGGCAATGGCCACATGACACATGGAGGCAGCAGAAGTCATCCGTAGGCTACACTTGTTAGCACTCTTGCTAGCTGAGCTTACATGTACTGTAAACCCTGTACTGTACCTTCAATAGCCCACATGTAGCTGGATGAGCAGCTTTCATTAGAATAAATGGACACCATCTTTCAAGCCTACAAGGGTTGAGTGTTTGATACTAAAGAAGACAAATTTCAGACGGAACGATactttaaacaaatgttttaaaaaaacagacagaactTTAAATGTTCTTACAGTAAATAGGATTCAGTAGcatctttaatatttctttttgcctgtttttacatttctgtactCGTGAGGTCATTTGGCAGAGTCAAAGTGTCTTGATGTTTGTCTCCTTGAGATGTTGAAACGGTTGGTTCAGGTTGGCTGTCGTTCACCAGTTCCACCGTTACCTTTGGAGGTTTCAGAAGATTTTCATGATTCTGCCGATGTGACCTCGGAGAGAGCCGTGGAGTGCCGTGGGGCGAATGACGTGGGGAATGCCGAGGGGAGGGCCGCAGCTGCTTCTTGTGTTCATACTCCTCAGCGCTCACCTCGGGCACCAGCACCTTCGCAGTTTGATTGAACAGGATGTAATCCACCCTGTAGTGCCTCCTGCTGACTCTGATCATCTCCTGGAACAGCTGACCCCAGAGGATTTCAGCCGGAGTGTATGAGGTGCGGGTCTGATGCAGTATACCTGTGCTATCATCTGTGTACGTGAACGAAACCACCAGCTCAAAGTCTGCTTTCCGCAGATCTACCAAACTCATCTTGTACAGAGGGCTGCCGGGCTCGATCCTGTGGCAGATGGTGGTAGGTGTGACCAGGATGATGTCCCTCTGCTGGATGACCAGGTCTTCATAGGTCACGTCCATTTTTCCTGTGGCGTGCGCGGTTGAACGGACTATCTGAGCGCGAGCCGTTCCCTCCACCAGGTGGTGTCTGCGGAAGTCACCGACTCTCCAGGAAAGACACAGGTAATCATCACGAAGGTTGATGACAGCACAGTTGCTGAAGCCCACTGTCTGCGCCCTCTTTCTAGCAGATGCCATCTTGGCGACAGCAATTCCGATCACAAAGGTATCGATGACGCAGCTCATGACATCTTGGATAGTGACGATTACGATGGCAATCATGCAGTTCTCGGACATTCCCCTGAAACCGTAACCGATGGTGGTTTGAGTTTCAAGTGAGAAGAGGAAAGCGGCTGTAAAGCTGCGCACCTCGTACACGCAGGGGTCAGTTGTGTGGTCTTTGATGTCACCGTGAGCGAGAGCGATGACCCAGAAGAGGATGCCGAAGAAGAGCCAGGACAGGATGTAAGACAGGGCAAAGATCAGAAACATCACTCTCCATCTGATCTCCACCAAAGTGGTGAAGATATCGTTCACAAAGAGCAGCCACTCCTCGGGAACATGGCGGAACACGACGTCACAGGTGCCTTCTTTACGCACGTATCGGTGTCTCCTTGGTTGATGTCCATTCTCAGTCGTcacagctgtgatgtcatcGGTGGGGCTCACAGACTTATATTGTTTATGCATCTTGCAGAGTCTGTAGGGAAgacaataaataatgtttagCCATTTTATTCATCAGTGTGGCATGTTGAGTGTCACACGTTATCAACACACTGCCACAGCTTCTCTTTTTGTACCAGCACTAGGGGGCACCAGAGTTGGAAATTTTTAAATTCCTCACTTGGTAGCTTTACTTGAGAAAAATAACCTCACTGTATAGTTTGATAAGCGAACGTATGAACAGTCAACACTCACAATGTCTTTGTATTTCAGAGATTTCGGTTTGGTGAGTTTGATGGAGTGGATGGGAACCATTATTATTggttgattaattaattaaatatgatAATCTTTATTAGTCTTTTGTGATggttaactgaatatctttgggttttggatggtttggacaaaacaagctgtttAAACATGTTAACTTGGGCTCTTCAAAATTGTGATGGGcctttctctctatttttgGACATTATATAGACTGAACAATTggaaaaataatcatcaaattattcagtaataaaaataattgttagttgcagctttaggAACCAGAACACTGAAGCAATGAAAATATTCTCTTTATTCTCTACACATTTTCTCGACTATTTTGGAGGACCAGATGTAGTTTTCAATCTCACGACTCAGCGTCTATACATCTGTGTAATTTGTTGAAATTAACTGCATTTACTTTTCAACCAAGGTGTAAACCAATCCCTGACCAGAGTCCTAAATCTGCAACTTTCTAACATTTGTCAATTTGGACTGAGTAGTTTGTTGCTGTCTCGTTCAACTGACCCGAAACTGAGAGGTCACTAGAGTAATGCAGGTCATGACAGCAGGAGCAGACAGACGATACTGCCAACAAGACCGCCAACAGCTACTAAAAGCTGTCTGATCTCTGACCCACATGGGGCTGTGGGAgtccacaaaaacaacacaacacaaaaacacaaatctaaCATGGTAATCTGGATTTGTTGTGTCCATAATTAGGCCATGGCACCATATTAGAGGAGCGTAGTAGAAACACAAGTTCTATCACTCTTGCTGCAAAATTAAAATTGCTAAAATTGCAGATGCGCTGCAGCATTGGACACAAATTAATTCACATAATTATTCTGAAGAATCAGTACTTACAGTTCTACTTTAGTGACCCTAGTTCTGATTGTTGATTGATAGCCCGTGTCTGCATGTTTGCAAATGAAAATTTGTGACCAAAGCAAACAGTAGAAATGATGCAAATCTTAATATATGTGACTATTTATAAAGATCTCAATGAAAATTGTGTTTAACTCTTGCCTTGATGCTGCAACTTGTCATATCTTTCAAAATATTCCTAAAAGGCTGTCCCTGTTGTTCTGTGAGAGAAACTGgtccacacagtcattcacCAGTCTTAATAAAGTCCATAAACCAGTCTTCcccattttctgacttttttgcCCTCAGTCGCTGTTGTTGGAGGAAACAATTAAGAATGGAGTCTTCCATGTATAAAAAACATTGGCTGATCACTTGAAAGCACCAACCTCTTGCTTACCCTCCTGTAACATCTAATATAAAGACATTATGAGCAGCACTgtgttgacaataagaacagTGAGACAGGActtaaaaaaagtcttgttgtgttgcctgtttttatcttttgtttgttttttccatcatGGGTTATCCTTATAATTTCATtcacatgttttctttcatattttgtctcctatttgttttttttcatctgtgcttTGATTGCTCTGGGATCTATTTATAAGATAGCAATCTGGGAATGTTTACCATGTATGATTCTGTTTTTCCTGCCTCTTTGTACTGTGTCAATACATTTAATCATAATGGGGCAGTTGCCTGGAGATACAAAATCCATCGTAACAGACTTCCTTCGGGCTGCTACTTTGGCTTCGAAGTTTTTGGATAAACTTGTAAACCGAGGATACCTAATGTGCTCCAAATACTAGTGGAAATATCTCTACTCTTCATTTAATGCATCTCTGCTGATGGATTTTACAAAATTCTTTTTTTGGCAGTGGTCGCAGTGGAATAAGCACAttaaaagtcatattttatttgttttgtcagtgttgGACAGCTAAAATTATGGAAATGCGTCAAACAGTGCAGGTACAGAAGACATTTTGCACTTGAATTCTGCTTTAAATATCAGTTTAATGATGAGCGGTCTGTTGTTGTATCACAGTGGGATGGCTTTTGCCCCAGTAACTCTCTGTAAACATACAATAATGTTTCCATGCAAAGGTTTGCTGTTGTCCACAGCAATGGCCCAAGACCTTTTTTTCTGGGTGGGGTCCAAAGAATTGTCAGAGAGCCAATAATGGAAGCACCACAGGACCGAACTGGTCTAAGTTAGCGGGGGAAAAATGAATGTGGAAACTGGAATAGTGTCATGGTGCGATCACGGGCAGAGGAATGATCAATCACAGCCAAACCACTGAGAGCATCCTCTACGCCCAAAACAAATGGGGTTTGAATCACCGCTATCTGACTGAGTGAACTGGGCTCCAGTCACAGACTCCACTTCCTCCTGGCCAGAGTTAACGGCCATGCTGCCAGATTTTGGAGCTCACTCCATGAGGTCATAGAAATAACGTCCTATTAGCTTCCCATAATCCCCTTCTAAATACCCTGATATGAACgaaaggagaaaaacacaacatccCACTGGAAAATTAAAAGATGCTGAGTTACTGTAGCAGTCATAGGTTATCAGTCTGAAAGCTGCCATGCAGATATCACTTTTTAGAGGAATCACTAGCAAAATCAGGCATGACAAAAAGTTGCTATTGAGACATTTAAGCAGGCAGAATACTACACCACTGATGTTTATAGAACAGAGCATAAAGTTGTGATATAACTTATTCCTGCTTTTTCCTGCAGTTTTATGACTTTGGCTGGTCGTGTAACTTTCAGTTTCAGTAAAGCTGCTGATTAGTCgatggacagaaaataaattggcaactattttcattactcattattttaagtcattttttgcTAAAGCAAGGCTCCACGGATGGAGTGCATTTCCATCTACCAGTTCTGATTTGAGCATTTgcaatttgtgcataaaaagtGGAAATGCTGAAAATTCGAAAAAAAATTTAGACATCTACCCCAAAAA
This sequence is a window from Thunnus albacares chromosome 20, fThuAlb1.1, whole genome shotgun sequence. Protein-coding genes within it:
- the kcnj16 gene encoding inward rectifier potassium channel 16, whose product is MHKQYKSVSPTDDITAVTTENGHQPRRHRYVRKEGTCDVVFRHVPEEWLLFVNDIFTTLVEIRWRVMFLIFALSYILSWLFFGILFWVIALAHGDIKDHTTDPCVYEVRSFTAAFLFSLETQTTIGYGFRGMSENCMIAIVIVTIQDVMSCVIDTFVIGIAVAKMASARKRAQTVGFSNCAVINLRDDYLCLSWRVGDFRRHHLVEGTARAQIVRSTAHATGKMDVTYEDLVIQQRDIILVTPTTICHRIEPGSPLYKMSLVDLRKADFELVVSFTYTDDSTGILHQTRTSYTPAEILWGQLFQEMIRVSRRHYRVDYILFNQTAKVLVPEVSAEEYEHKKQLRPSPRHSPRHSPHGTPRLSPRSHRQNHENLLKPPKVTVELVNDSQPEPTVSTSQGDKHQDTLTLPNDLTSTEM